One window of the Chryseotalea sp. WA131a genome contains the following:
- a CDS encoding type II toxin-antitoxin system HicA family toxin → MKSSELYRMLTQDGWYPASQKGSHIKMRHKVKSGTIIFPNHGSNEVGTGLEKKLLKQAGLRK, encoded by the coding sequence ATGAAAAGCTCGGAATTGTACCGAATGTTAACCCAAGATGGTTGGTATCCAGCATCTCAAAAAGGTTCTCACATAAAAATGAGACACAAAGTTAAATCTGGTACAATTATTTTCCCGAACCATGGCAGCAACGAAGTTGGTACGGGACTTGAAAAGAAACTTCTTAAGCAAGCAGGATTGAGAAAATAG